One Methylobacterium sp. AMS5 genomic region harbors:
- a CDS encoding xanthine dehydrogenase family protein subunit M has translation MNRFDYVRPSTVAEAVQALGSDPAARFIAGGTNLIDLMKYDVERPGKLIDITRLPLGAIEERDGGLRIGALVTNATLAYDVRIRERYPLLADAILAGASAQLRNAASTGGNLLQRTRCYYFYDTATPCNKREPGTGCSAIGGVDRIHAILGTSEHCIATHPSDMCVALAALEATVQVSGPQGERAIPFADFHRLPGDNPAKDTNLAPGEIILAIDLPAKGFGGKHHTYLKLRDRLSYAFALVSVAAALELDGQTIRTARLALGGVAHKPWRNTEAEALLQGKPATRETFKAAADLILREAKPQTTNGFKIELARRAIVRGLEQAAAGTPQSQSDKRIQ, from the coding sequence ATGAACCGCTTCGATTACGTTCGCCCCAGCACGGTGGCGGAGGCGGTGCAGGCGCTGGGCAGCGACCCGGCGGCCCGCTTCATCGCCGGCGGCACCAACCTCATCGACTTGATGAAGTACGACGTCGAGCGGCCGGGCAAGCTCATCGACATCACCCGCCTGCCGCTCGGCGCGATCGAGGAGCGCGACGGCGGCCTGCGCATCGGCGCCCTCGTCACCAACGCGACGCTGGCCTACGATGTCCGCATCCGCGAGCGCTACCCGCTGCTGGCGGATGCGATCCTGGCCGGCGCCTCGGCGCAGCTGCGCAACGCGGCCTCGACCGGAGGCAACCTGCTGCAGCGCACCCGCTGTTACTACTTCTACGATACGGCCACGCCCTGCAACAAGCGCGAGCCCGGCACCGGCTGCTCGGCCATCGGCGGCGTCGATCGCATCCACGCGATCCTCGGCACCAGCGAACATTGCATCGCCACCCACCCCTCCGACATGTGCGTGGCGCTCGCGGCGTTGGAGGCGACCGTTCAGGTGAGCGGGCCGCAGGGCGAGCGCGCGATCCCGTTCGCCGACTTCCACCGCCTGCCGGGCGACAATCCGGCCAAGGACACCAACCTCGCGCCCGGCGAGATCATCCTCGCCATCGACCTGCCGGCCAAGGGCTTTGGCGGCAAGCACCACACCTACCTGAAGCTGCGCGACCGGCTCTCCTACGCCTTCGCGCTGGTCTCGGTCGCCGCCGCGCTCGAACTCGACGGCCAGACCATCCGCACCGCGCGCCTCGCGCTCGGCGGCGTCGCCCACAAGCCCTGGCGCAACACCGAGGCCGAGGCTCTGCTGCAGGGCAAGCCCGCCACCCGCGAGACCTTCAAGGCGGCGGCGGACCTGATCCTGCGCGAGGCCAAGCCGCAGACGACCAACGGCTTCAAAATCGAGCTGGCGCGCCGCGCCATCGTCCGCGGTCTGGAGCAGGCTGCCGCCGGCACGCCCCAGTCCCAGTCCGACAAGCGCATCCAGTAA
- a CDS encoding MarR family winged helix-turn-helix transcriptional regulator has product MSAANEVVAVAAHGEAPAQPGGRNAAKDKAGKTVKRLRPPAAKSVGWALVQAARLHRARIGDRLAELDLFAGQEQVVQALAAAGSMTMGDLAATLRVRPPTASKTISRLAALGFVERRAEAGDGRIVRVRLTETGFAKAAAIERIWDEVEAELLEDFDNKERRRLRKLLRRVARSLAGAAGVSGHEEADAEIDGEADDEDEALLAPGTVAQSS; this is encoded by the coding sequence ATGTCGGCGGCAAACGAAGTGGTCGCCGTGGCGGCACACGGCGAAGCTCCCGCTCAGCCGGGCGGTCGAAACGCGGCAAAAGACAAGGCGGGCAAGACCGTCAAGCGGCTGCGCCCCCCCGCGGCCAAGAGCGTCGGCTGGGCGCTGGTCCAGGCGGCGCGGCTCCACCGCGCCCGGATCGGCGACCGGCTCGCCGAACTCGATCTGTTCGCCGGCCAGGAGCAGGTGGTGCAGGCGCTGGCGGCGGCCGGCAGCATGACCATGGGCGATCTCGCCGCGACCCTGCGGGTGCGCCCGCCGACCGCCTCGAAGACGATCTCGCGGCTCGCCGCCCTCGGCTTCGTCGAGCGCCGGGCCGAGGCCGGCGACGGGCGCATTGTGCGCGTGCGCCTCACCGAGACGGGCTTTGCCAAGGCCGCCGCGATCGAGCGGATCTGGGACGAGGTCGAGGCCGAACTGCTCGAAGACTTCGACAACAAGGAGCGCCGCCGCCTGCGCAAGCTCCTGCGCCGTGTCGCCCGCAGCCTCGCGGGCGCCGCGGGCGTGTCCGGTCACGAAGAGGCCGATGCCGAGATCGACGGCGAGGCCGACGACGAGGACGAGGCTTTGCTGGCTCCGGGCACGGTGGCGCAGTCGTCCTGA
- the rfbG gene encoding CDP-glucose 4,6-dehydratase, whose product MGALNPDPAFWAGKRVLLTGHTGFKGAWLSLWLARLGARVTGFALLPETRPNLFEAIGFPSDDSRIADIRDLPALTAAMAAAEPEIVIHMAAQALVRPSYVDPVGTFAVNTMGTVHLLEAVRSAPSVRAVVIVTSDKAYENREWPYAYRETEAMGGRDPYSASKGCAELVTSAYRASFFGAGGHPARIASARAGNVIGGGDWSLDRLIPDIVRAFEAGESVEIRAPHAIRPWQHVLEPLAGYLRLAECLAGADGAAFAEGWNLGPADEDCRPVSFLVERLARGWGGGAGWHLSQKPHPHEATYLKVDASKARACLGWDRRLTLDMALDWTAAWYRAVASGADPRALAEAEIARYEALGQPGAKAGVPA is encoded by the coding sequence ATGGGTGCGCTCAACCCCGATCCTGCCTTCTGGGCGGGTAAGCGCGTGCTGCTCACCGGGCATACCGGTTTCAAGGGCGCGTGGCTGAGCCTGTGGCTCGCCCGCCTCGGCGCCCGCGTCACCGGCTTTGCTCTCCTCCCTGAGACGCGGCCGAACCTGTTCGAGGCGATCGGATTTCCGTCCGACGACTCGCGCATCGCCGACATCCGCGACTTGCCGGCGCTCACGGCGGCCATGGCGGCTGCCGAGCCCGAAATCGTGATCCACATGGCGGCACAGGCCCTGGTGCGGCCCTCCTATGTCGATCCGGTCGGCACCTTTGCAGTCAACACCATGGGCACCGTTCACCTACTGGAAGCGGTGCGGTCGGCGCCGAGCGTGCGCGCCGTGGTCATCGTGACGAGCGACAAGGCCTACGAGAATCGCGAATGGCCCTATGCCTATCGCGAGACCGAGGCGATGGGCGGGCGCGATCCCTACAGCGCCTCGAAGGGCTGCGCCGAACTCGTCACGAGCGCCTACCGCGCCTCGTTCTTCGGCGCGGGCGGCCATCCGGCGCGGATCGCCAGCGCGCGGGCCGGCAACGTCATCGGCGGCGGCGATTGGTCCCTCGACCGGCTGATCCCGGATATCGTGCGCGCGTTCGAGGCCGGGGAATCGGTCGAGATCCGCGCGCCGCACGCGATCCGCCCCTGGCAGCACGTGCTGGAACCGCTGGCCGGCTACCTGCGCCTCGCCGAATGCCTCGCAGGCGCCGACGGCGCGGCCTTCGCAGAGGGCTGGAATCTCGGGCCGGCGGACGAGGATTGCCGGCCGGTCTCGTTCCTCGTGGAGCGGCTGGCGCGGGGCTGGGGCGGGGGGGCCGGCTGGCACCTCTCGCAGAAGCCTCATCCGCACGAGGCGACCTATCTCAAGGTCGATGCCTCCAAGGCTCGCGCCTGCCTCGGCTGGGACCGGCGGCTGACCCTCGACATGGCGCTCGATTGGACCGCCGCTTGGTACCGCGCGGTCGCTTCCGGCGCCGATCCCCGCGCTCTGGCCGAGGCCGAGATCGCGCGCTACGAGGCGCTGGGCCAGCCTGGAGCAAAAGCCGGAGTCCCAGCGTGA
- the crcB gene encoding fluoride efflux transporter CrcB, whose protein sequence is MNTLLVFLGAGLGGVMRHGINFWAVRLGASFPWGTLGINVAGSVLMGIVTGWFALRGGPPQARLFVATGILGGFTTFSTFSLEAFTLMERGDGLAAIAYVLVSVLAGIGGLALALIVMRHAL, encoded by the coding sequence TTGAACACCCTTCTCGTCTTCCTCGGTGCCGGCCTCGGCGGCGTGATGCGCCACGGGATCAACTTCTGGGCCGTGCGGCTCGGGGCGAGCTTCCCGTGGGGCACGCTCGGCATCAACGTCGCCGGCTCCGTGCTGATGGGGATCGTCACCGGCTGGTTCGCCCTTCGCGGCGGGCCGCCCCAGGCGCGGCTGTTCGTGGCCACCGGAATCCTCGGCGGCTTCACCACCTTCTCGACCTTTTCCCTCGAAGCCTTCACCCTGATGGAGCGCGGCGACGGGCTGGCGGCCATCGCCTACGTGCTCGTCTCGGTTCTGGCGGGCATCGGCGGGCTGGCCCTGGCCTTGATCGTGATGCGCCACGCCCTGTGA
- the rfbF gene encoding glucose-1-phosphate cytidylyltransferase: protein MKAVILAGGLGTRLSEETVVRPKPMLEIGGRPILWHIMQIFAAHGVTEFVICLGYKGYVIKEFFLNYRLHLSDVTLDLGRGDVQFHRSAAEDWKVSLIETGDATMTGGRLRRVRDYLGEDDFFMTYGDGVADIDLTQLAAFHRAHGRLATLTAVVPPGRFGALDLAGDAVRSFREKPAGDGATINGGFFVLSPKVLDRIEGDATVWESGPLESLARDGQLHAYHHHGFWQAMDTLRDKKHLEELWARGDAPWKVW from the coding sequence GTGAAGGCCGTGATCCTCGCGGGCGGGCTCGGCACGCGGCTCTCGGAGGAGACCGTGGTGCGTCCCAAGCCGATGCTGGAAATCGGCGGACGGCCGATCCTCTGGCACATCATGCAGATCTTTGCCGCCCACGGCGTGACCGAGTTCGTGATCTGCCTTGGCTACAAGGGCTACGTCATCAAGGAGTTTTTCCTCAATTACCGCTTGCACTTGAGCGACGTCACGCTCGATCTCGGACGGGGCGACGTCCAGTTCCATCGCTCGGCGGCCGAGGACTGGAAGGTCTCGCTGATCGAGACCGGCGACGCCACCATGACCGGCGGGCGCCTCAGGCGGGTGCGCGACTATCTCGGCGAGGACGATTTCTTCATGACCTACGGCGACGGCGTCGCCGATATCGACCTCACGCAGCTCGCCGCCTTCCACCGGGCGCACGGGCGCCTCGCAACGCTGACGGCGGTGGTGCCGCCGGGCCGCTTCGGCGCGCTCGACCTCGCGGGCGACGCAGTGCGCAGCTTCCGCGAGAAGCCGGCGGGCGACGGCGCGACCATCAATGGCGGTTTCTTCGTGCTGTCTCCCAAGGTGCTCGACCGGATCGAGGGCGACGCCACCGTGTGGGAGAGCGGCCCTCTGGAGAGCCTCGCCCGCGACGGCCAGCTCCACGCCTACCATCATCACGGCTTCTGGCAGGCGATGGACACCCTGCGCGACAAGAAGCACCTCGAAGAACTCTGGGCCCGCGGCGACGCGCCCTGGAAGGTGTGGTGA
- a CDS encoding (2Fe-2S)-binding protein: MLIDSGSPGAVGTIGITLTINGERRALQVAPWTTLLDLLRERLDLTGTKKGCDHGQCGACTVLVNGTRINSCLTLAVMKDGAEITTVEGLAGLAQREGKNSLHPIQEAFVEHDAFQCGYCTPGQLCSSVGLMNEGHAKTRDEIREAMSGNICRCGAYTNIVDAIEVVMHQGDAR, encoded by the coding sequence ATGCTTATCGATAGCGGTTCGCCCGGCGCCGTCGGGACAATCGGCATCACGCTCACCATCAACGGCGAGCGGCGCGCGCTTCAGGTGGCGCCCTGGACCACGCTGCTCGACCTCCTGCGCGAGCGCCTCGATCTGACCGGCACCAAGAAGGGCTGCGACCACGGCCAGTGCGGCGCCTGCACCGTTCTCGTGAACGGCACCCGCATCAATTCCTGCCTCACGCTCGCGGTGATGAAGGACGGCGCCGAGATCACCACCGTCGAGGGACTCGCCGGCCTCGCCCAGCGCGAGGGCAAGAACAGCCTTCACCCGATCCAGGAAGCCTTCGTCGAGCACGACGCGTTCCAGTGCGGCTACTGCACGCCGGGCCAGCTCTGCTCCTCGGTCGGCCTGATGAACGAAGGCCACGCCAAGACGCGCGACGAGATCCGTGAGGCGATGAGCGGCAACATCTGCCGCTGCGGCGCCTACACCAACATCGTCGATGCCATCGAAGTGGTCATGCACCAGGGAGACGCCCGATGA
- a CDS encoding glycosyltransferase — protein MKRREALGLYPLRDLRLRADDAWSATGPDPVFALGPADAVSALSGQRIRIRCRPDSVRPVLAVEAQGEAELRRYRLTVRADGTDDLIRLPPGTRALRLEAAEAGPRFRLDAVRIAPADRIEAAVLSARKIIERLPPQERRPLRLLRRAVGLLRSVPPGEIWRRLTRAAQTRRPPATYAAWIQAVEAKALPSIETMRAQLGALPERPRISLLVAGGDDPVQLGETVESLRAQVYPDWELCLAAAPSAALEALATEDGRIRLLPPAKSKAASLDAALAQARGPYLAPMEPGARLAPQALLALVRRLAREPDLDLLYTDEDRIGPDGERCDPHFKPGWSPETLESSFYIGGLALYRTALVRTVGGFPSESEGAADYDLALRVTERSERVGHIPQVLCHRRAAAPDPEAAARALAGRARRTGGLDAVRALGPVHFALRRALATRPLVSLVIPTAGRDSLIGGRPIDLLAACLASIRETGTYDNIEIVAVDNGDLRPQTRAAVERFGARTVTWDKPVFNVAAKMNLGARAASGEVLVFLNDDISVITPDWIEAMLAQLAIPGVGAVGPKLLFEDGSLQHAGVVFGEGLPDHVRRGFPGDDAGYHGSSLANRNYLAVTGACVMVGQAEFEAIQGFDEAYAINYNDIDLCLRLGERGLRTVYCAEASLHHYESRNRIPTVDPAEQARFRKRWGRRLARDPYYPDPFGIRPPAFTLDAERFPAAWQRMVEAWR, from the coding sequence ATGAAGCGCCGCGAGGCGCTCGGCCTCTATCCCCTGCGTGACCTGCGCCTTCGTGCGGACGACGCCTGGAGCGCGACCGGCCCCGATCCGGTCTTCGCGCTCGGCCCGGCGGACGCGGTGTCGGCCCTGTCGGGCCAACGCATCCGCATCCGCTGCCGTCCGGATTCGGTGCGTCCGGTGCTCGCGGTCGAGGCGCAGGGCGAGGCCGAGTTGCGCCGCTACCGGCTCACCGTGCGGGCGGACGGCACCGACGACCTGATCCGCCTGCCGCCCGGCACACGCGCGCTGCGCCTGGAGGCCGCCGAGGCGGGCCCGCGCTTCCGCCTCGACGCGGTGCGGATCGCGCCGGCGGACCGGATCGAGGCGGCCGTCCTGTCCGCTCGAAAGATCATCGAACGGTTGCCGCCGCAGGAACGTCGGCCGCTGCGCCTCCTGCGGCGCGCCGTCGGCCTCCTGCGCAGCGTGCCGCCGGGCGAAATCTGGCGCCGCCTCACCCGCGCCGCCCAGACCCGTCGTCCGCCCGCCACGTACGCCGCTTGGATTCAGGCGGTGGAAGCCAAGGCCCTGCCCTCCATCGAGACGATGCGCGCGCAGCTCGGAGCCCTGCCGGAGCGCCCGCGGATCTCTCTGCTGGTGGCGGGCGGCGACGATCCGGTCCAGCTCGGGGAGACGGTCGAGAGCCTGCGGGCGCAGGTCTACCCGGATTGGGAATTGTGCCTCGCCGCGGCACCATCGGCGGCACTCGAGGCGCTGGCGACGGAGGACGGCCGCATCCGTCTGCTCCCGCCCGCGAAAAGCAAAGCGGCCTCCCTTGATGCGGCGCTGGCGCAGGCGCGCGGCCCCTATCTCGCCCCGATGGAGCCCGGCGCCCGGCTTGCGCCGCAGGCGCTTCTCGCCCTCGTCCGGCGGCTCGCCCGCGAGCCCGATCTCGACCTGCTCTACACGGATGAGGATCGGATCGGGCCGGACGGCGAGCGCTGCGATCCGCATTTCAAGCCGGGCTGGTCGCCCGAGACGCTGGAGAGCAGCTTCTACATCGGCGGGCTTGCTCTCTACCGGACCGCCCTGGTGCGGACGGTCGGCGGCTTTCCGAGCGAGAGCGAGGGCGCGGCCGATTACGACCTCGCGCTCCGCGTGACGGAGCGCAGCGAGCGCGTCGGCCACATCCCGCAGGTGCTCTGCCATCGCCGCGCCGCCGCGCCCGACCCGGAGGCCGCCGCCCGCGCGCTCGCCGGACGCGCCCGGCGCACCGGTGGGCTCGATGCCGTCCGCGCGCTCGGCCCCGTGCATTTCGCCCTGCGGCGCGCGCTCGCGACCCGCCCGCTCGTCTCCCTCGTGATCCCGACCGCCGGGCGCGACAGCCTCATCGGCGGGCGCCCTATCGATCTGCTCGCCGCCTGCCTCGCCAGCATCCGCGAGACCGGCACTTACGACAACATCGAGATCGTGGCGGTGGATAACGGCGACCTGCGCCCGCAGACGCGGGCCGCTGTCGAGCGGTTCGGGGCGCGCACCGTCACCTGGGACAAGCCGGTCTTCAACGTCGCCGCCAAGATGAATCTCGGCGCAAGGGCGGCGAGCGGCGAGGTTCTGGTGTTCCTCAACGACGACATCAGCGTCATCACGCCGGACTGGATCGAGGCGATGCTGGCGCAGCTCGCCATCCCCGGCGTCGGCGCGGTCGGCCCCAAGCTCCTGTTCGAGGACGGCAGCCTTCAGCATGCCGGCGTGGTCTTCGGCGAGGGTCTGCCCGACCATGTCCGCCGTGGCTTCCCCGGTGACGACGCCGGGTATCACGGCTCGAGTCTGGCCAACCGCAACTACCTCGCCGTGACCGGCGCCTGCGTGATGGTGGGCCAAGCCGAGTTCGAGGCGATTCAGGGCTTCGACGAGGCATACGCCATCAATTACAACGACATCGACCTCTGCCTGCGGCTCGGCGAGCGGGGCCTGCGCACCGTCTATTGCGCCGAGGCGAGCCTGCACCATTACGAGAGCCGCAACCGCATCCCCACGGTCGATCCGGCCGAGCAGGCGCGCTTCCGCAAGCGCTGGGGGAGGCGGCTCGCCCGCGACCCGTATTACCCGGACCCGTTCGGGATCCGGCCGCCCGCCTTCACGCTCGACGCCGAGCGGTTTCCGGCAGCATGGCAGCGCATGGTAGAGGCGTGGCGATGA
- a CDS encoding M15 family metallopeptidase, translating to MRAALAGLTLAASQPAGAESDPFVDAARHVPGLALDMRYAGSDNFVGRPIAGYEAPRCLLTPQAAHALGRVQASLAPDGLGLKVFDCYRPRQAVADFAAWARDPADTRMKAAYYPQTDKADLFRLGYIAERSSHSRGSTVDLTLVRKADGAELDMGTPFDLFDPASATDFPGVSPSQSRNRNRLRDAMIRAGFTPYAQEWWHFTLKGEPYPETAFDRPVR from the coding sequence ATGCGCGCCGCGTTGGCCGGCCTCACCCTCGCGGCATCCCAGCCGGCCGGGGCGGAGAGCGATCCCTTCGTCGATGCCGCCCGGCACGTGCCGGGGCTCGCCCTCGACATGCGCTATGCCGGCTCCGACAACTTCGTCGGCCGGCCGATCGCCGGCTACGAGGCGCCCCGCTGCCTGCTCACCCCGCAGGCCGCCCACGCGCTGGGCCGGGTCCAGGCGTCGCTGGCACCGGACGGCCTCGGCCTGAAGGTGTTCGACTGCTACCGTCCGCGCCAGGCGGTGGCCGACTTCGCCGCCTGGGCGCGCGACCCGGCCGACACCCGCATGAAGGCGGCCTACTACCCGCAGACGGACAAGGCGGATCTGTTCCGCCTCGGCTACATCGCCGAGCGCTCGTCGCATTCCCGCGGCTCCACCGTGGACCTGACGCTGGTGCGAAAAGCCGACGGCGCCGAACTCGACATGGGCACGCCATTCGACCTGTTCGACCCGGCCTCGGCGACGGATTTTCCCGGCGTCAGCCCGAGCCAGTCGCGCAACCGTAACCGCCTGCGCGATGCGATGATTCGCGCCGGCTTCACGCCCTACGCGCAGGAATGGTGGCACTTCACCCTCAAGGGCGAGCCCTACCCCGAGACGGCCTTCGACCGGCCCGTCCGCTGA
- a CDS encoding EamA family transporter: MSEWLLSWRFWALLSAGFAAATAILAKVGIDGVAPDAATFIRTLVVVALAGAILVASGQAQELGRVSGRNLVFLILSGLATGASWLCYFRALALGDAGRVAPLDKLSVVLVAVFGVLFLGERLAPHHWLGVGLIATGAGLLAWRA, translated from the coding sequence GTGAGCGAATGGCTCCTGTCGTGGCGCTTCTGGGCCCTCCTCTCCGCCGGGTTCGCCGCCGCCACGGCGATCCTCGCCAAGGTCGGCATCGACGGCGTCGCGCCGGATGCGGCGACCTTCATTCGAACGCTCGTCGTGGTGGCGCTCGCCGGTGCGATCCTCGTCGCGTCCGGACAGGCGCAGGAACTGGGCCGCGTCTCCGGCAGAAATCTCGTCTTCCTGATCCTGTCGGGGCTCGCCACCGGGGCGTCCTGGCTCTGCTACTTCCGGGCGCTCGCCCTGGGTGACGCCGGTCGCGTCGCACCGCTCGACAAGCTGAGCGTCGTGCTGGTGGCCGTGTTCGGCGTCCTCTTCCTCGGCGAACGCCTCGCACCGCATCACTGGCTCGGCGTCGGGCTGATCGCGACGGGCGCGGGGCTGCTGGCATGGCGGGCCTGA
- a CDS encoding xanthine dehydrogenase family protein molybdopterin-binding subunit encodes MTVQISTAAGRDRFVGSAVSRVDGPAKVTGLAKYAGEFAAPDLAYGVVVSSAIAKGSIRSIDASAAEAVPGVIKVITHENRPATSDNPEDYQDAVAPPGAPFQALATDRIVFSGQPVALVVAEDFETARYAASLVRVDYGVVAPRTNLEAQAPEAYDPPMKRSGIKPPPEPWGDAEKAFDAAEIRVNGQYRMADEHHNPMEPHASTVVVEKDGTYTVYDKIQGVSNTHDYIASAFGLKPEQVRVLNPYLGGGFGSGLRPQYQLFLAMLAAKDLGRSVRVTLTRDQMWSFTYRSEALQTVSLGADRSGKLTALKHDAVQGTSAYEDYQEVVVNWSGVLYDCDNVKLTYSLAKLDTPTPGDMRAPGAVTGVYAIETAMDELAYATGQDPIQLRLKNYTESDPTEDKPFGSKALKDCFRQGAERFGWSRRTPQPRSMREGRELVGWGMATGIWESMMMQSSAQAVLTADGRLEVGNQTGDIGTGTYTILTQIAADTLGLPLDHVTTKLGDTKLAKAPVAGGSWTAASSGTAVMKACRDIAEQAFKLARGMENSPLANVNFERVVFTNGRIEVAGDPSKSVALTDVLKATGTQKLEATGEAAPDKDFAEEYEAYTHSAIFAEVKIDEELGQVRCTRVVSAIAAGKILNPKTARSQILGGVVMGIGSALHEESMLDHRIGRFMNHNLGEYHVPVHADIHDIDVIFVDEEDKANPLGVKGLGEIGIVGVAAAISNAVYHATGKRIRHLPITPDKILGED; translated from the coding sequence ATGACCGTTCAGATCAGCACGGCGGCTGGCCGCGACCGTTTCGTCGGCAGTGCCGTCAGCCGCGTCGACGGACCGGCCAAGGTCACCGGCCTCGCCAAATATGCCGGCGAGTTTGCCGCCCCCGACCTCGCCTACGGGGTGGTGGTGTCGAGCGCCATCGCCAAGGGCAGCATCCGCAGCATCGACGCCTCCGCCGCGGAAGCGGTTCCCGGCGTCATCAAGGTGATCACCCACGAGAACCGCCCGGCCACGTCCGACAACCCGGAGGATTACCAGGACGCGGTAGCGCCCCCCGGTGCGCCGTTCCAGGCGCTGGCGACTGACCGGATCGTCTTTTCCGGCCAGCCGGTGGCCCTCGTCGTCGCCGAGGATTTCGAGACGGCGCGCTACGCCGCCTCCCTTGTGCGGGTCGATTACGGGGTCGTCGCCCCGCGCACCAATCTCGAAGCCCAGGCGCCCGAGGCCTACGATCCGCCGATGAAGCGCTCCGGCATCAAGCCGCCACCGGAGCCGTGGGGGGATGCCGAAAAGGCGTTCGACGCGGCCGAGATCCGCGTGAACGGCCAGTACCGGATGGCCGACGAACACCACAACCCGATGGAGCCGCACGCCTCCACCGTCGTCGTGGAGAAGGACGGCACCTACACCGTCTACGACAAGATCCAGGGCGTCTCGAACACTCACGACTACATCGCCAGCGCGTTCGGCCTGAAGCCGGAGCAGGTGCGGGTGCTGAACCCCTATCTCGGCGGCGGCTTCGGCTCGGGCCTTCGCCCGCAATACCAGCTCTTCCTGGCGATGCTGGCGGCCAAGGATCTTGGCCGCTCGGTGCGGGTGACGCTGACCCGCGACCAGATGTGGTCGTTCACCTACCGTTCGGAGGCGCTCCAGACCGTCTCGCTCGGCGCCGACCGCTCGGGCAAGCTCACCGCGCTCAAGCACGACGCGGTGCAGGGCACCTCGGCCTACGAGGATTATCAGGAGGTCGTCGTCAACTGGTCGGGCGTGCTCTACGACTGTGACAACGTCAAACTCACCTACAGCCTCGCCAAGCTCGATACCCCGACGCCGGGCGACATGCGCGCGCCCGGCGCCGTGACCGGCGTCTACGCCATCGAGACGGCGATGGACGAACTGGCCTACGCCACCGGCCAGGATCCGATCCAGCTTCGCCTGAAAAACTACACCGAGAGCGACCCGACCGAGGACAAGCCGTTCGGCTCCAAGGCGCTCAAGGACTGCTTCCGCCAGGGCGCCGAGCGCTTCGGCTGGAGCCGGCGAACCCCGCAGCCGCGTTCCATGCGCGAGGGCCGGGAACTCGTCGGTTGGGGCATGGCGACCGGCATCTGGGAATCGATGATGATGCAGTCGAGTGCGCAGGCCGTGCTCACCGCGGATGGCCGGCTCGAGGTCGGCAACCAGACAGGCGATATCGGCACCGGCACCTACACGATCCTGACCCAGATCGCCGCCGACACGCTGGGGCTGCCCCTCGACCACGTCACGACCAAGCTCGGCGACACCAAGCTCGCCAAGGCCCCCGTGGCCGGCGGCTCGTGGACGGCAGCCTCCTCCGGCACCGCCGTGATGAAGGCCTGCCGCGATATCGCCGAGCAGGCGTTCAAGCTGGCGCGCGGCATGGAGAACTCTCCGCTGGCCAACGTCAATTTCGAGCGCGTGGTGTTCACGAACGGCCGCATCGAGGTGGCGGGCGATCCCTCCAAGAGCGTGGCGCTCACCGACGTGCTGAAGGCGACCGGAACTCAGAAGTTGGAGGCGACCGGCGAGGCCGCCCCGGACAAGGACTTCGCCGAGGAATACGAGGCCTACACCCACTCGGCGATCTTCGCGGAGGTGAAGATCGACGAGGAACTCGGCCAAGTGCGCTGCACCCGCGTGGTCTCGGCCATCGCGGCGGGCAAGATCCTCAACCCGAAGACGGCCCGCAGCCAGATCCTCGGCGGCGTCGTCATGGGCATCGGCTCGGCCCTGCACGAGGAATCGATGCTCGACCACCGCATCGGCCGGTTCATGAACCACAATCTCGGCGAGTACCACGTGCCGGTGCATGCCGACATCCACGACATCGACGTGATCTTCGTCGACGAGGAGGACAAGGCGAACCCCCTCGGCGTGAAGGGGCTCGGCGAGATCGGCATCGTCGGCGTGGCCGCCGCGATCTCCAACGCGGTCTACCACGCCACCGGCAAGCGCATCCGCCACCTGCCGATCACGCCTGATAAGATTCTGGGCGAGGATTGA